In Mercurialis annua linkage group LG5, ddMerAnnu1.2, whole genome shotgun sequence, a single genomic region encodes these proteins:
- the LOC126681965 gene encoding uncharacterized protein LOC126681965 has translation MDAKIDQLAQSTEREQGKLPSNTENNPREGVMAISLRSGTQVGDGSKGRKVIEIVDDGDNKEESEHNAKQGNDLDKEVVADPSALAKMPSYAKFLKELVSNKSKLEEYATVALTEECSAILQKKLPHKLKDPWSFSIPCVISDTTISKCLCDLGASVNIMPASLYKKLGIKEMKPTTVSLQLVDRLIKYHLGIVEDLFVQVGKMGSEKEEFNILKAMKHPSFDDSCFNVDIIDHVVSHIVEQESFKEPLEAYQ, from the exons ATGGATGCGAAAATTGACCAGTTGGCACAGTCAA CTGAACGTGAACAAGGCAAACTCCCTAGTAATACTGAGAATAATCCAAGAGAGGGGGTTATGGCCATTAGTCTAAGGAGCGGAACTCAGGTGGGAGATGGAAGCAAAGGCAGGAAAGTAATTGAGATTGTCGACGACGGAGACAACAAGGAAGAGAGTGAGCACAATGCAAAGCAAGGGAATGATCTTGATAAGGAAGTGGTGGCTGATCCTTCA GCCCTTGCTAAGATGCCTTCCTATGCCAAGTTCTTAAAAGAACTAGTTTCCAACAAGAGCAAGCTAGAGGAGTACGCCACTGTAGCTTTAACCGAAGAATGTAGTGCCATACTTCAAAAGAAGCTACCACATAAACTTAAGGACCCATGGAGTTTTTCTATCCCTTGTGTTATTAGTGATACTACTATCTCTAAATGTTTGTGTGATCTTGGTGCTAGTGTGAATATTATGCCTGCATCCCTTTATAAGAAACTTGGTATAAAAGAAATGAAACCCACGACTGTGTCTCTACAATTGGTTGATCGATTAATTAAATACCATTTAGGCATTGTAGAAGACTTATTTGTGCAAGTGGGGAA GATGGGGAGTGAAAAAGAAGAATTTAATATTCTTAAAGCCATGAAACACCCATCATTTGATGATTCTTGTTTTAATGTCGATATTATTGACCATGTTGTTTCACATATTGTTGAACAGGAATCGTTCAAGGAGCCATTAGAAGCATATCAATGA
- the LOC126682938 gene encoding probable polyamine oxidase 5 has product MTGKFSGHPQAMGLFLEQILADRINTSEFGGDRTEMGATWIHGIGDNPVHKIANEINYLESDQPWECMDGFLEESRTVAEGGFELNPSLGDSILNLFKNLMDFAQDKVLKFTGILFRKGRM; this is encoded by the exons atgaccggaaaattttccggtcatcccCAAGCTATGGGtttgttcttggaacagatcctcGCCGACAGAATCAACACGTCGGAATTCGGCGGCGACAGAACAGAGATGGGCGCTACGTGGATCCACGGCATTGGCGACAATCCAGTTCATAAAATTGCTAATGAAATCAATTATTTAGAGTCTGACCAGCCGTGGGAGTGTATGGATGGGTTTTTAGAGGAATCAAGAACCGTAGCTGAAGGTGGGTTCGAGCTTAACCCGTCTCTTGGTGACTCCATTTTGAATCTTTTCAAGAATCTCATGGATTTTGCTCAAG ATAAGGTCTTGAAGTTTACTGGGATTCTGTTCAGGAAGGGCAGAATGTAA